From one Pristis pectinata isolate sPriPec2 chromosome 12, sPriPec2.1.pri, whole genome shotgun sequence genomic stretch:
- the LOC127576594 gene encoding uncharacterized protein LOC127576594: MTTFICGCIRLCVEPKYMGTKCHYLPRFYLSRLLRRMGLAPWPHGVPVSWTLPRYLSFLEKFFRTNSLDHKSIRKWSAQNILQTLQEKDSIDTLGWFPEQTVQTIWQNASSPELTNKHQDLAWLAVRGALSQIHPAWLGHHPQRALPPGGLHRGRDGRPPLCGLWVCEEGVAKDAGVLVTFHPQQQRNGGFSDLRAVPGDTHRDGHQLLLEGHQLGERRPLVCPKIVGLPAL; encoded by the coding sequence atgaccaccttcatctgtggctgcatcaggctgtgcgtggaacccaagtacatgggcaccaagtgtcactacttgccgaggttctacctgtcccggctgttgcgaaggatgggcctggccccgtggccacacggcgtcccagtcagctggacgctgccacgctacctgtccttcctggaaaagttcttccggaccaactccttggaccataagtccatcaggaagtggtcagcacagaacatcctgcagacactgcaggagaaggactcgatagATACtctggggtggttccctgagcagactgtccagaccatctggcagaatgcctcatcgccagaactcaccaacaagcaccaagacctcgcttggctggcggtgagaggggccctcagtCAGATCCAtcctgcatggttggggcatcacccccagcgcgcgctgcccccgggaggactgcaccggggacgagacggtcgtccacctctttgcgggctgtgggtttgcgaggagggtgtggcgaaagatgcaggggtccttgtcacgtttcatccccagcagcagcgtaacggaggattctctgatctacgggctgttcccggggacacacacagagacggacatcaactgctgctggaaggtcatcaactcggtgaaagacgccctttggtctgcccgaaaattgttggtctcccagcactgtga